CTTCCGCTGGGAAGTGGTACCACGGCGGGACTGAGCTCTTCCCCCCCAGGCATGGACCGTCGGTAATCTCCTGCCGACGGAAGCAGGGGTGAGAGAAACAATTTTGGAAGACTGCGGCAGGGTGGGTATGGAAGAATGGATTCGGCTGCGATGGATGTGTTTTCTCCTCCTCAGCTGGACTCGGCCTTTTTGACGCGATAATCAGGCAGTCCAGTGGTAAGTACTGTAGGTAAAATAAAGCGAAGTGAAGCAAAGTAAAGCCGGCCCATGATCAATCAAATCAAATTGATGAAAAGCCGCGTGCCTGTTCAGGGGCCATCTAGGTGATTGGGATGGACGTTTGGGATTTTTCACACCTCAAAGTTGTTCTCCAACAGCAGTCCGAACTGTACCATACAGGATCTTGCCTTGATTACCTCCCAGCAACCATCACGACGACCACCCATCACTTTGCACCACTCAGATGGCAAGAGATGGATGAATATCAGGGCTGCTATTGAGGCCCACTTGCCTGTCGATCAGTCCGCACGGAAACAAACACTCCCGGTCGCTCCTTCCTTCACTGGGTTGGAGTGCGACAGGGATCAAGGGTCCAGCCGCTTGAAAACTGGGCCATTCCCTCACTGGGTCCAGGCCGCCGTCGTTGATCGATGATGCGTCCTCCAGCTTTATTCGTGCTGAAGGAATGAACCATTCCTTTCCATCTGGGTTTTATCAAAGTTTCTATATTGGATTGTCCTGTCCTCCGGGTCATTTGGATGGTACGGCATCCCCCCTCTCAGCGTTGCAGTGAGGCTGGAGATTCCCTGCATCACATCAGCCCGATCAAAAGTACTCCTACCTATATGCAATCAGGTAGTTTAATAGTACATACAGTACAGCGTAGTTTGTCCGGGTTGTTTGTGAAGCCCCTGACTGTTGTACCCACCGAACATCGCCTACCtgcggtacctaccttacttacCCTGGGTACCCGGCTGATCTGAGCTCCTAGAATAGTATGGTATAGTCTTGGCCGGTATTTAGACATGCTAGGCAGTATACTGTACATACTGTACATACATACCTTACTTGCGATGCCTGTCGTGGATCTTCTATGATCCAGATAATGCCGCGACACACAGCACGTCAACTCTCGCAATGCAACCCTCATCTCGGATGCAAGGTGCTTCTCGTGGGTACACAAACACCGTCATGTCTCGTCGCCCTGGTACGCCTGCAATCATCCGACTGGAGTCCCAAGCGAGTGGTAGAGTCAGAAGCCATCCCGTTGCCGGTCAAGGCTAGAACAGAAGCCTCTCGGGCCCGGTTCGTTCGTTGTTGGGAGGACAAGCTTAAACACTGTCTTTGGGCATGTCTCTAACATCTCCTGTCCACGGCCACTCAAATATTCTCAATCGTGAGGGTCCCGTTAATCCATCAATTCACGGAGGCAAGCATTTGAGATCAAGAATGGTAATGAACGCGAATCTTGCACCACCCCATCGCCAGGCTGTGCCCAAGACCCTGTTTCGACCATGGGTATTCTGGAGGTCTTGGGGTTCATGCCCAACGGACCCGACAGAATGGATGAGCACAACGGACAGCCCGTCAGCTAGTGTAACCACACCACGACGCCCAGCTATCGTCGCCTAGCCATCTTGGGACATGGGAGGGCCGGTGGAGTGTGGGGACTGGGGTCGGGTGAGCGAACTTGGAATAGAAGCAAAAGTTAAGAGTTAATTACGGTGATGCATGACTCCGACCGTACCTACAGAACTTCCGCCTGACTTGAAGAAACGTCCGGATATGGCTAgaaaggtaaggtaccttagcTACCCGGCAGTGAACTGTCGTATCCTCTATAAGGTGGGATTTCGTGTGTCATGGGCTTCGAGGTATGTGTATGCTTGGCAAGCAGTGGGCAGCCACGAACTCAGACAGATTCGTTCAAAGAGAGAATCCAGACTCGACCCCTTTGTCTGCCTCCTTTGTGACTAGGAAGAAAGGCAGCAAGCGGTATGAACGAACTATCGACAAGTTTCCGCTCACTTGCACCATGGCGAAACGGCTTGCTCAACGTGTTTGGGGCGAACTGCTTAACGTGGCTGACCTTTGGAGTTCCTGGCGACAATTGACAAATCATTGCTCTTGGCGGAGCTTTTCGGGTGGGTCCCACTCGAGGAGCCAAGCAAACAGTGGAGGATATGCCGCTGTCGGGCTCCACTGATAGAACACAAGAGTAGGTTTGTTTGGTACTTTGGGCATCAGCTTTTGTTTGCTCGGTGCCGAAGTACCCTTGGCTGCTAGGTCTGGGCCCCCACATTGCGATTTGCTTTACGTGATTGCCTTACCCTGCCCTCTACCCTTCTGCCGTCCCTGTCAATGGTAGTATTGCTCTTGCATAGCCGCTTCAATGAGCTACGTTGCGATGGGAAAAGGTACGTAGCATGCTTGCGTTGCTTTGGAGgaatttcttcttctccgccAGTCTCCCGTTAGGTTTGAAGTCCCTCAAGTCCATCTTCGATGCGATTCGCCCTTGGGAACCGTTTGTCAATGCGCGCCACGCAGAGAACGGCTTAATGTACGTACGGGCGGGCAGGCAGGAAGGCATAGGTTATGGTTCTGGTCATCATTGATGCAATGCTGTCAAACGTCGTctcaggagaaaaaaaaaaaaaaaaaaaaaacagaaaaagaaagataaTAGTTGTACCTCGGCCAGGTAGGTGGATACATACATGGCTCGAGCGGTCGGCAAGCTGATGTAGCTCAACTGTTGTTGACGTAGATGTAGAGTACCGGTGTGCCCTGAATGCATCACATACCTCACTTAATAATTATCAGTATTAAAATCCAAGATAAACCGGATGCCTGTATAGAATAAAACCCAGCAATTTCGAGATGACCGAGGCGAAGCTTCCCTGACGAGGCTGCAGACCAATCAAGCAGTTGTAAGATGTTCACTTCGACACTTTGCAATTCCCATACGGGGGGTAAAGACACCAGGGCCGGGGCATCTGCTGCATGGGATCCCAGTCCAGATCTTGCTCAGGCGTTCAATGGCAGGGGTAGATCTTGATGAGAACGACCAGGGTCTACTCGTGCTCCATAGTAAGTGTGAATTTTTGCCAGACAACGAGAAAGAGCTACCACCAATGCACATTCATGTACCTACACCGTACCTACTTTGTTTCCTTGGCTCCAATTTTGGACAAGGCAGCAAATAAACCCCGGCGGCTCACAAAATTGTGAAGGGAAGGAGTTAAGAAGACCATTAAAAAATGAAAAATTGAGGGAAAAGAGCCCGTCAGCAAGTAGGCACCACCCACCTAGGTAAGTCAATTGTAGCTCAACAACATTTCTAATGAGATTTAGATGCGACtggaatgaaaaaaaaaaaaaaaaaaaaccaaacaacCAAAGCACAAGTCAACTAACTCGGCCTCCATGCGCATCAACCTCCTAGTCACTTGCTGCGATTTGAATTGCATTATTCCCCATTACCGTAAATTCGGCACAGAGAGCAAAGAGCGGATCCTCGTGGCTTACCAAGAACGAGCAGTGCAATTACCGTCGGGCAATTATGTGCTCAATGCTATTGAAGTTCATGTGCAAACACCCACGCTGTCAGGGGAATTTCGCCAAGCCGCCGGTGGCTCTTCAATAATTCTGATAAGAGACGGGAGACTCCTTGTCTGCTGGCTCGTGGTTGCTCAGATGAACCGGGGTCAGTACACATAGCACTCTTTTGCTTCCCCTAAAGAAGGTCACGGAACACTTTGCCGACCAAGGGATGTCCTTGATGACACCCATTTGAACTCGACAGCGGCCTACGGTCATCTAGCTACGTTATGCTTAATGCTATTTACCTTCAGCTGTCATAAACATAACCGAGTTGCACACGAATGCCCGGAGGCTCTAGATGGGATGAACTAGCTTGCATATCCAGAAACATGGTTTGGAAAGATGGGATTGATGCATGGATGGAGCGACGAGGCAAATCTGACTGCAGCCCATCTCGGCGGGAGGTCCCGGTCTTTTTCTTACCGACAATCTTGATATTGAACACGAGAAGCACTCTACAATTGTCATGCTGCTTGGAGCACGTTTCTAGGGAGTTTCCACGGAGCGGAATATTCCTATCGTTTGGTTCGGGATGCACTCCCACGTTACTTGGTCTCGGCTTGATGGCTTGTGTCTGACAATGGCTCCAAAACCGTCCcttatttttctttctctacCTGACGGGTAGACGGGTGAGCGAGCGAGCGGGGAAGCTCAACACCCCAAGACAAGCCCTAGTGGTATTTGACAAGCGTTCGGCGGCAGCTCGGTTTGTTGGCTTGCGCGTGGCTTCTTGGGGGCAATGGAATGATGCAAACCAAAAGCCAGTGAACGGTCCGTGTTGAACCTGTGGACGCCCCCTCCTCAACGACCTTTTCTACCCTGAGTAGCTCTGCCTACCAGGGAATGCGTCCAGGAGATAAGCAGGGCTATGGAAATGAAGTTCCTGGCCGCTTTTTAGTCTTGTGCGGGCCTAGAGTACTTGACCTAACCACCAGtctatctagttctagagagGTATCTACAACCACCTGCCTTACCGCTCAAGCCacactctctctctctctctctgcccTGGAAAAGTGTCTTGCCTAGACCTAAACCGCCTGGGTAAAGCCGACTCCCGCCCGTCTCCAGAACACTTTGTATATTGTGCGGTTGGGGAAAATTACCAAAGGTGTCACTACTAGTCGAAACTATCTCTGAACCGAAAAGAGGAAACTGTTGGTACGTGCGTGAGTTTGTAgcatttttttctccatcATCGCATGACTACAGCTTCATACCTACAGTAAATGACTGGCCAAGATACAAGTCtgctttttgggtgtcttTGCTTCATGAGTTGCCGACTGGCAACTGATTGGCCTGTGAAGCCTACCGGTACACAACATAAGATACAAGGTACCTAGCTACACATCCACTTGATTACAGCAGCCACAAAAGTCTATTCATGCTTCCACCACGAGGAAGAGGATATCGGAAAGATCCAGTAGTGATAGATAGGATGAGGTAAGTACAGTCTTTACAGATAGTCAAACTGAGATGCATACATAAAATGACCCCCAAGATTTACCCCTATGGCCCTGTAGGCAAAGCCCAACCAGCAAAGGTGCACTCCCTCTATAACCCTACCCTACTTACCCTACTCAGGCCTAGTGTAAACTTGCATGAGGTTTCCTGCACCCCTTTTCAAGTCGATCCGAGAAAGCTGTCGCGCACTGACAAGCTATTGAATTAGTCtcagttcttttttttttttttttttttttaggataataatattattattattcttGTTTCTCCCGCTGCATGTCCACAAAAAGCTCCAGGTACTTCAAGATCCTTGTGTCGTACCACACCCCCCTGCAAGCTGGGCCTCGACCCTTGTCCTCCAGGTACCGCGGTACGTACCTACTTTTCTTTCGTCCACTCCCCTTGTCCTATACCCTGTTTCTTTACCCTTGTTCCTCACCCCTGTGGCCCAGGCGCTCGCGTCACCCATCTGCAACCCACACACTGCTTTCCGAACCTTTGACCAGCACaggcaaaataaaaaacgcTAGTCTAGTTGTTACTCCCGTAGCCTTAATCCTTACTGGACGTCTCCTGTCCTTGGGGCTGTCAAAGATATAAACGTCTCCCGTCCCCGGAGCTACCTAACGTACACCACTGCTTCCTACTTTAAAAATCCGTGTTTCTTCAAGAACGACGATATTTAACTATAACTACCGACATCAGAAATATTTACAGTAACAATAACAAGTTCAAGGACATTCATAATCAACATAAACTTTTCGAGTCGAGCCTGCCAGCCTCTCGACTTATACACCGAAGGTCGTTGCCTACTGCGCTTCTGCATTAACTCAACTCAACCCCGGGTCCCGTTGACACAACAACCTTCCCTGAGAAGCTTTTTGTGCCCTTAGCTGCAGCAACGCAGGACACAAGAAACTTATATATAATAACTGCGGGCATACACATCCTGCACGTCTCAATGACTCTACCCATTTCGCCAATTTCTTGCTCGTCAAGTGGGCATATAAAAGAGGCTCCCTCGCCGCTTCCAAGATCGTTCAGAGTCGTGCCTACCATCATTGCTCCATTACAAACACCTCCGACTTTCGGTCAACGCCACCAAACCTTTGGACACCTGCCTCCAATTGTTACAGACAACATTCACACGTAAGTGTCTTGTTATTTTTAGTTGTAttctacttttttttctacaaGAGCATTCTGGTCTAACATTTAGACACAGACTATCTCCCCCACATTATCATCAGGATTTCAACATGCCTTCGCCTAGACAAAGCGCATCACGAGCCCCTTCCAAGAAGGGCACCTGGACGGAAGCCGAGGACAAGGCTCTCCAGGAGGCAATCCGTGCCCGCGGTGGACCTTATGAGTGGGTTCAGATCTCAAACGCCATGGGCGGCGCCAGGACACCAAAGCAGTGCCGTGAGAGGTACCACCAGAACCTCAAGCCGTCAATCGATCACAGGCCCATTACCGAGGAGGAGGGTCGCCAAATCATCGAGCTGGTCAACCTGAATGGCAGGCGCTGGGCCGATATCGCCAGAACACTTCACAACCGCACCGACAACTCGGTCAAGAACTGGTGGTGTGGTCGCCAGAACAAGCTGAAGATGGCCGAGAAGAAGCAGATGGCACAGAGGAAAGCTGAGCAAGATGCCAAGGCAGCAGCAAAGATGGCATCAATCGGTACTGGTCAGCGCTTCCGCATGCCCGACGTGCCTAGGGTTGACCCTCGGGACATTGCCGGTCAGATGCCTCTCCCTGGATCCTCGAGCTACAGTCACCCTCAGGAGCACGAATTCCCCCAGATCCATCAACGCCGCTATGGCCAGACGCTTCAAGAGTACCAAGATGAGCGCCGATACAGATACAGTGGCAACCACCAGTTCAACAACCCTTCGTCCCCCGGCGAGCAGAGCTGGGCTTTTTCGAACAACGGACGCCCGGTTTCTCGCGAGTCGCTTCCGTGCTTGACCCACGAGGTGGAGTCGGTCTGCACCGACGAGGCGAGGTCACCCGCCAGGCTGCCTAGCATCCACTCCTTGGCACCTTCGCCCATCATCAGCCACGAGAGCCGGAGGAACTCGTACCACGAGGGGCTCCCCCCTCTGTCACCCATCTCCAAGCAGTGGCAAGATAGTAGCGAGAGCTACCGCCCCAACGTGAAGGCCATCAAGGCCAAAGCTTCAGCCAAGATCTCGATCGCCTCCATCATGAACTAAATGTTTGTTTATTTCAAGCATTTCATCTTTGATTGTCTTGACACAGCAGTTGAAAAGTCCACGCGAGTCGAtccgaaaacaaaaaaaactaccacaaaaaaaagaaaccaagaaaggaaaacaaaaaaaaaagttgcaaTGTAACAACAAAAAGTATGGTCACTTATATCTTCATCATTAATATCTCTTGCACTCGACACCAACCGCAATCAGAACTCAACAACACGCCATCAAAGGCAACAACGGTAGTCATAATCTGACTCTACAACGAGGGTCACCTACCAGCATCATTCATTTGATCGCGTGTGCGGCATGTTTCATTACAgccgcttttttttcctttattgTTTGGCCATGTCCCCCCATCGGGTTTGACTCGGTTTCCATTTTcagggtttctttttctattcCTCTATCCATAACATTCACTTATTCATCCATTCATTCAACCGTCACATATGGGCTTCCAGCGCGGAGTTGGATATAGGAAAGCGTTTTGTATTTTGtattttgtattttttttatcttattACGGCGGCGTAGGGGCGGCTTCtcttttcccccttttttctttttacaaAGCAAAGGGGCCCCTTCAAGGAGTATCGGGGTCGGGTTGatgggttttcttttttgtttatttcttCATTCTCGCACATATACCCCTACAGGCGACGAACCGGACAACAGGCAAAAAGTTGGGGAGAACAAAGGAAAGGGACGCGCGCAGTTTTAATATTTTACCTACAAAAGTCGTCGGCGAGGCCCGGCTCTGCGAAATAGTATAATAGTAACAAATACCACAAAGCAACCAAGAGATCAGTAAGAATCACATGGTTCGTCACTCTTTACAATAATGTTctcgttcctttttttttctcctctccTCCAGTGCAAGTGAAAAAATGGTGCTTAATGTGTCGGTGTGTATTGCGTGTCTTGCCAAAATTAGGGATTCAAGTAATTACGCTCCTCAGCTGATCTGATCCTCTACCACATTATGCGTAAACTCCCTTGTTCCACCGAGAAGTTGCTACTACTACACTACTACTACAGAAAAGGTCACCTTCTCCTCAATCACACAGCTGGAGACGGACAACCGTGAGCGGGTCGTATTTTGGTGTGGATTGGGTTGGGTTGGGGGAGGTAGGCGGGCATACGTAGTAGTCGGGTGCCGGACGGGTTCCGGGGGCCTGTCGGTCGTATTTTTTGGGCTACAATCATTTTTTGTTCTGGGGTGGGCTCTTCCCCTCCTCATGCGTCCCCCCTTGCCAGCCGTCAAAAAAATGGGTGGCAaggaatagaaaaaaaaggctcttTGGTAAGGTTTTGATTTTCTGCAAGGTGATGAAAAGCACGTCGCCAGACCGGTGCAAGTTtgtcttggcttttttttttttttttttttcttcggtgCACATCCATCGGAAAGTAGAGGCTTGagaagagcaaaaaaaaaaaaaaaaaaagtgcctGCCCCACACACACTTTCTCTCTCAAACTACGCAGTactggtaggtaaggtaataCACACTTACAAGATATCCCATGCTCGGGATTGCAAAGTTCCATGGTATTTGTCATTCGTTAATCCCTGTCGAGCAAAGATTCCCATCAATGAATTCCGTCTTTGACCACACCACCCCAGTCTGCGGCTGGGAGCTAATATTCTCTCCCCCTCTCGTCAATTTTGGTGTGGCGGCGTTTACAACACTATGGGCCTTCTCTTTTTGCCCAGGGCGGGCTTGTTCTTTGCACCCAAAAAGGCACCCATCGTACGAAGTAGTAGGAGCAAGAGGGGGGACGTGTCTTGGCCAAGGTGTAAATCAAGGGTGGAGCGCGGCCGGATTGTGGAGCCCGTTTACGGCGGATCGTCCCCCCAGCAAACAAGGTTATGGATGGGGAGAAAAAATCCCCAGAGTCTGGGAACCCTAGTCCATAGTTCTTTTCTTGGGTTGCTGTTTTTGAATGATTTGATCAGGGGTGCTGGAGAAAGGGATGCCTTGCCCTGTCAAAGCCTGTCTCTCTTTCCCATTCGAGGTTTCCCATCCTGTTCTTCTCGCTATTGTCCATGGCAATCTGCATTGTCGAGGGAAGTGAGACATGCATTTTCATGGCGTCACTGTTCTCTCTcatatctctttttttttttttttttttccctctctctctctctctctcgggCAATTCGGCTCTATTAAGTGAGACATTACGGTTTACGGTCataataaaaataacaacacccTTGCTGTCGATTTCAGGATGATATGCACCACCCAAGTACTCCGTAAGTCAAAGTAGTTTGATCCCTGTCGTGATTTGGGGGTGACTGCTCGGACTGCCCTCCTTTCCAAAGGAGGAGTCGTCGCGAAGCCCTGTGATGGGCACATTGATTTGTATCCAGTACCAGCTGACTGCCTCGGCTGACACTTTTGGCATTGGTACCTTAACCTTACCATCTCACCTTCATGTCGATTGATTTCCAACAAGGTATTCCCGGTTAAGACAGAGACAGTCATTTGTAAAGGGAGCCCTGTCCATACGATGATGAGGGCTTTTTTAGTAGTTGTTCGTTGTGGGTCTACCACGCTATCAGCATGGTTTGCTTGCGATTGAACCTATCGTAGTGGTTTCGGTGCTTTAtttcgtttcttttcttcttgtgtGTACCTTTCTTCTGCTACTTTCTCTCTGTGTTCTTCCTGTCTTCCAAACGCCCACAGGAGGCTACCGGTAAATTCCGT
The Pyricularia oryzae 70-15 chromosome 1, whole genome shotgun sequence DNA segment above includes these coding regions:
- a CDS encoding MYB-1 is translated as MTLPISPISCSSSGHIKEAPSPLPRSFRVVPTIIAPLQTPPTFGQRHQTFGHLPPIVTDNIHTLSPPHYHQDFNMPSPRQSASRAPSKKGTWTEAEDKALQEAIRARGGPYEWVQISNAMGGARTPKQCRERYHQNLKPSIDHRPITEEEGRQIIELVNLNGRRWADIARTLHNRTDNSVKNWWCGRQNKLKMAEKKQMAQRKAEQDAKAAAKMASIGTGQRFRMPDVPRVDPRDIAGQMPLPGSSSYSHPQEHEFPQIHQRRYGQTLQEYQDERRYRYSGNHQFNNPSSPGEQSWAFSNNGRPVSRESLPCLTHEVESVCTDEARSPARLPSIHSLAPSPIISHESRRNSYHEGLPPLSPISKQWQDSSESYRPNVKAIKAKASAKISIASIMN